The DNA segment AAAGATCTCCAGCAATCATTTAACCCTAAATGACattccttcaaaaaaaaagaaaacatctgaagCTGACGGACTGATTTGAAAATAACTATAATTTCTAAATCTTATCCATTATATTTACcaaaagaatacattttaaattcatgACAACTTTCAGTAACATACTTTAAATTAGAGGTCACAATAATAGGCGATATCTTTGAACGAAATTCAAAACAACATTACCATCCAATATTGGAGATGTAAGTAGCACAAAaggaaatgtaaatttaaatctgTCATGATCCCTCCCCCTCATCCTTCCCTCTCCATCTCTGCACACAGCAGAGTCTCTGGTGACTATAAACACCCACTAAAAGGATCTACACACCCACCATTCTCCAGTCTCCACAACACAACCTGTACTGAGATCTCCAGTCTCAGTCACCCCATCAGGACTGCTCAAAGAAACTCTGTTGTTAATAAACTAAACCTGAGCAGCAGCTTCATCCATGTTCCTGCTGAATGTAGGAGGGACACGGTGAAGGGAAAATATCCCAGGGATGACCTCACCGCCACGAGTTCTTCACATTTTTGGGATTCATTATCTGTGCGGCTTTATAGCTGTGACGATAGACAGTAGCAGTGTTCACACAGCTGacttcagagctgctgtttccttCAGGACCTCAGCTGGTGTATGACTGAGTAAATGTCCCAGTTAGGTCCCAATATCTGAGCCCTGCACATGATGTCTTTGTTGAAAACAGCTTATGATGTTTGTGTCATGGACTTAAGGGCTTGTGAAACTTGCAGGGAGAACAACAGTCAGAATTCAGTTCCCTCCGAAGACAGACGAACAGATCTGAGCGGTTCCTGCAGGGGGACACGTAATTTATGCATGTCACATACTGCTGGAAAAGGAAGGTTAGAGTGCAACAAACATAAGGGAGATGTGGAATAGTCAGTCCAGCTAATCCACTACTGCAGTAGCCAAACCTTACAtcattagggtccgagcaccacgaagtggtgcgaggaacctattgaaaccctaggaattattattattagggtccgagcaccacgaagtggtgcgaggaacctattgaaaccctaggaattattattattattattattattattattattatacttttttctacggacggggaaaacgcatttttgacgccctaaacatacacgaaaacgcatgaaaatcgccacacacatcaggactggcgaaaaatttgatattttaggggaatggcacgcgtgcgtgccaaaatggctcaatagcgccccctagaaaattacgAAAATTCAGCCCCTGGACAGCGTccagacttctgaaattcggcacacatatgtaactcatcaagacgcacaaaaaagcctcttgcatcattacccataatgcaacaggaagtcggccattttgaattatgagtcatgttttggacaattttgtgtcatttttggacattttttaaaatctataaactcaaacagcgtaactccaagagagctgaaatttggccaggatgtactccaatcacgggtgatcaaaagttatcaaaacgctccgcaaaagtctgaaggcgtggaaatggcgagccacggaatgcggccattttgaaatatgattcatattttggacattttgtcatttttggacattttaaaaagctattaactcaaacaccgtaaccacgagagagctcaaatttggtcaggatggacaccagtcatggttgatcaaaggttatcaaaatactctgcaacagtctgacggtgtggccatggtgaccagcagaatgcggccattttggatgtctcgccatgaaacaggaagtgctgtctaactagcctggacatgcatcaatctgcctcaaactttacatgtgtgatcagagtccagccctaatcacatccataggtcgatatagactcactgtcatagcaccacctggcggccattttgaatttctcgccatgaaacaggaagtcatgtgtaactagcctgtacatgctccaatttgtctgaaattttacatgtatgatcagagtccggccctaatcacatctttgtggcacttggtggccattttggattcctcgccattaaacaggaagtgctgtgtaaccagcctgtacatgctccaatctgcctgaaattttacatgtatgatcagagtccggccctaatcacatctttgcaccacttggcggccattttggatttctcgccatgaaacaggaagtgctgtgtaagtagcctgtacatgctccaatctgcctgaaactttactctctcagttgcagcgcctcctggtggatatgcgtgggccagtcgggccgctcggatgcgaggacccgtccaacgctgcttgcagcttttattggtttagtggttggaagtcaataaaacattagcgtcagtcaaattgaatgcgtcagtggatggaagtggtggttgccttgtgctgctcttcacttcactgcagctccatggctccatctgctggacggacagaagtgcagcagctgatggcagcttctttgacctcacgctgctgtcagaccccagattagggtttatttcagattatatataatagaaaatagtaattaaaaaataagctgatgttgtatttttgcagcagtgagttttacagggttaagagcaaccagtcaaaggttattactgaggatttgaaacaaaaacattcaggcaaacagttaacatcatagggtgcctgacatgtttgttttttttccgggtcgatacagattttttttgtaatgaaggagatcaataaccaagatttggaatcactacacatttgcagaaaaaataaagtttttgaacagcacataaagttaagttaaaattaaaataatcacgagttgcagcctttgcttatttatgttttacatgctgaagttgtccttcagtgtttcactgatcagattgtgctgtgggcaggaacaagatcagagggaggcagctgcagcagacccaaagtagtttcacattcatttatctgatcagatttcagggggctttttttttttttttttttttttaagaaatgggaccaataattgaaaacatgctaaatatcagatgggatcattggtgtcacaggacatctgcagacacaggtcaaagattacaaggagtttatttaacgaatgaaactaaaaccaacacagaaaggataactaaaccaaggtgaaaacaaaaaggggaaaccagactaattgtaggagaaaggttctggtttcaaagtctctggtctggcagagagcggaagaatgaagaaccgggccttcgtggattaaggtgattgagaacaggtgaatcaacccccacatctgtgagagagatggatggatggatggatggatggatggatagataggtagggaggtagatggaccatagatagatggatggataggtagattctgcagtggggaaattttcagtgtggcagtagcagataggaaaaaaagtaaaaagaaaagcagcactcagtgcacagatataaatagatgctttctccttagagaagaaatagaaatgcttgtaaaaaaaaaaatcttgtgaaattgcacatattgacttatttacattttattgcagttacttcatgggtgatctgaactactgggagcaggcttgattgaacacagtctgactgctgcaggaaggaaggacctccttcaaacatcgtgggtgaagcagtctgtccctgaaggagctgccggtgatggtcctgtttcctgcagggggtgggagatgtcctccatgatagacaacagctttgtcatcatcctcctgtctaacaccagcccaggacagagcttgctttcttaaccagtttctttagtctcttcctgtctgcagccgtgatgctgctgctccagcagaccactccatacaggatggctgataccaccacacaaccataaaaggtcctcagaattgctccctgcaccccgaaggacctcagtttcctgagcaggtgaagtctgttctgacctttcttacaccgtgcgttggtgttctatctctagacatgtttgaatgtctttatcaataaatggtcaaacacatgttgagtgtcagttcagctctttgttccacacatgtatatgttcctatgtgattggtgtcttgcagtcagagtgtaacgaattgaagctgtcagaggctttctgtggtgaagaggctgcaggacatcagctgctccaacaggtgacgcctttgttctttgactccaaccagaaccagcaataaatcagcatgagctgcagcttatccacctcatagagtgtataataaagaaaccaagaggttttagttgatagctgtctctagtgaatgaccagcagtgtcttgttcaggttgtgaggagaagtaaaaagcttacagcagctggtattcccaggtagtctcccatccaaatactaaccaggcccaaccctgcttagctttgcaaatcagatgagattgggtgtattcagtctcagaaacaaacctacaatgtaagttctgtacctgacatgattcaaatctccactcacaccttttatttgtcctttgattgctccagtactgattgatgccatcatttaagccaatttacaacaacaccttgtaggaaatgtggtacagaggtaagttctgtgcctcacatgttgaaggtccatggttcaaatccccactcacactttttatgtgtcctttggatgctctgaagtactaattgctagcatcatttaagcaaagttagagcaacatcttgtaggacaggtggtgtagaggtaagttttttgcttggcatgttgaaggtgcccggttgaaatccaccttagtacttttattatcttcacctccttaatagttttgtgtaccataatttacgaaaactaacagttacacccagtaagaaggatagcgcagtggtaagttgtctgcctctcatccaggaggtttttggttcgaatccaacccagggctcttttgacactttttaagataagataagataagataaagttctttatttctccccactccaggggaaatttacattgttacagcagctttatttacaatatatacatactttggctgtatgacaacctctttcaacaatcattacaacaaagtccacgaaggaccttgtgtgaaagatagctcacacataggttgtgtgtctgtcatgtggagggtcatggttcgaatccccactgggaaccttgtggaggatgatagcggagtggaaaggttgtggtatgtggtgtggagtgtcagtggattggagttgaagggtagTTCTAgcaaaaccaagaagttgcctgaaagagcgtaaagagcgtaaagagcgtaaagagcgtaaaagatttttggcaaattttgcccaaatgtgaaaaaaaagcttgagcagagtgggggattgaacctgcactctccaggttccaaaccaccatcactacctctggactaccggtcctacatacccaaatacaggcttttcttctattcatcaaggcggtgacatcaacactgaaagaaaaaaaaaacaatccacaaaatcaaaaaagaacataatctacctacaacttttaaagaacacgctaaaaaacacaatactaaaaagtcacactcttctcctcatcactcatttttacattttaacacaatttcaaagccacacaaatcacattcttcatgtcaaatcacttctcttcactacaaatgggagagaacagcaaacaaataaaatacaacttatggcttaaatatcttcaaaatctctttgctattcctctacattcaaattcctcaacaccactcaacaatcacctgcaggatctcttacttctttcttagctctgacaaaacatcttcaagactctgagaagacaactcattttcaacacatttgctgcttcgtctaagtgtccacacacatctccagtcatccacaggcctcaccactgatcagctgcacaaacttacatgttaaacttctccaaagataaaatacaggcccttctgtctgatcacaacttttactggtggctcatatttcaagttcatttccttgcaaagtctttattttggattaaagtgggatctgtgaccaggcagatcacttgtttattcttagcatttggatttcactgacattcctgtcatgtagaaaaatagaaatatctttgcattgattcagctaaactaactgcagacactgagaggcgtaaagttcaacaaatgctgtttttatttacttcactggtgacatcagtagatgcttgcagtgaaaccaccactgcaaatatttatgcattaaagtatcacaactgaaaactccctacaaacgtccacttctaacaccacaaacattgtccagaggaaatgatattagctgaacataaaaacatgtaaaacagctctgatgctttcatcctgagctccactcaaacatttcactgtgcagcagctcagcagtttgtttaagaaaagcatttaggttcaatctgtgaagcccaaaacccaccagctttgaaaaatgacaccatttaccagagtcacaaactgtaaaaacagaaggaattggtggattttctatgtgaatgtgtcgcctctctagttattattatactttctttttaGGCGTCAAAATCGGCCTTTTTGACACCCTAAACATatacgaaaacgcatgaaaatcgccacacacatcaggactgccgaaaaatttgatattttagggaaatggcatgcgtgcgtgccaaaatggctcaatagcgccccctagaaaattaagaaaattcagcccccggaccgAGTTTGACCTAGAGCTACgaaattcggtacacatatgtaactcatcaagacgcacaaaaaagcctcttgcatcattacccataatccaacaggaagtcggccattttgaattatgactcatattttggacaattttgtgtcatttttggacatttttcaaaatctataaactcaaacagcgtaaccccgacagagctgaaatttggccaggatgtacttcagtcatgggtgatcaaaagttatcaaaacgctccgcaaaagtctgagggcgtggaaatggcgagccacggaatgcggccattttgaaatatgattcatattttgtcatttttggacattttcaaaaattattaactcaaacagcgtaacgcTGAGAGAGCTCAAACTTGGTCAGGATGTAcgccagtcatgggtgatcaaatgttatcaaaacgctctgcaacagtctgagggtgtggccatggtgaccacCAGAAttcggccattttggatgtctcgccatgaaacaggaagtgctgtctaactagcctggacatgcatcaatctgccccaaactttacatgtgtgatcagggtccgactctaatcacatccataggtcaatatacactcacagtaagagcgccacctggcggccattttgaatgtctcgccatgaaacaggaagtgctgtgtaaccagcctgtgcatgctccaatctgcctgaaattttacatgtatgatcagagtccggccctaatcacatctttgcaccatttggcggccattttggatttctcgccatgaaacaggaagtgctgtgtaaccagcctgtacatgctccaatctgcctgaaattttacatgtatgatcagtccggccctaatcataTCTATGCACCACCTggcagccattttggatttctcgccatgaaacaggaagtgctgtgtaagtagcctgtacgtggtccaatctgcctgaaactttactctctcagttacagcgcctcctggtggatatgcgtgggccagccgggccgctcggatgcgaggacccgtccaacgctgcttgcagctttatttacttttatatttACTATGTGGTTACTGCAACAAACAGTTTGGCTCACTACAAGTAACTCTACCTTTCTGCCAGAACTCACAGCACAGGAGTTTGGTGATTCCTCCACAACAGACTCTCAATAGTCCTCATTAGTGTCCAGATGAATCCAAGGAAAAAAGCAGGCCATTTAAGGAAAGGCTGGGTGTCCTGCATGTAGACCAAATTCTGTTTGATTTGTGTCTCCACTGAAAAAATGCAGGAATGATGGATgtgaaagtttttttaaaatcagtttttaccTGCACTTTTTGGAACAATTTACACGTgtcctctgttttgttaaattccagATACTATGTaataaaaaagcaggaaaaaagtataaatatatGTGCTACCTgtgaaaaaaacaggccaaaactgtaaataatgtccatgcAAAAAATGTGTACTTTGATAAATACGTATTTATTCTTTTACGGTGTGTTCctgtaaaatgacactgttCTCCTGTTCTTAAATCAGCTATAagatgtaattattttacagatatttgctgtcattttcagcatttttgaacagtttttgcacATTACAGTATTCCATTGTTTCTTGCACTGCTTTTATATGAGATTTTGTTTTACAGAGCACATATGGACAGTTGTGATAAAAACGTAaactagttttgtttttctgtgtaatgTAGACTTTTTACTTCTTTTACATTTGTACTTCAGACCTTGGGCTACGAATATAATACTTCACGTTACATCACCGCATCCTGCTCATTCATATTCAAATTTCCCAGCATCTGTGCTCAACAAACTCAATTACCTGCTTCTATCTTTCTGtgccagtttttctgtttttaagacATCCAAGGCAGCAGTGATAGAGAAAAGGGGCCAAGacctcagagggttaaacatacTGTAATTGTGATTGCCATGTCAATAACAATTGTGATAAATAATATCCTTTGTTACTGAAGAAGTAACACATTCATGCATGGAAGAACAATTTGGCTTGATTTAAATTTAAGTCAAATACATGAACATTTTGTGCTCAAGCTGTCATCAGAATGACATTTGAAAACTAACCAATATTTCAACCTAGAGTCCTACACTTTATAGCCTCGACCTAAATTTCCCCCAAATAATTGTTGAAATCACGATACAACAGTGATAATTAAATCTTTATGGACATCTTGATTATGTTTGCAATTGTCCTGGATTACCCTCAGTAGGCTTCATTTGTCATGATGTCATGCTGGTTTTGTGTTGACTCTAGCACCAAGACTCACAATTTTCAATTTAGtttcatgaatatttaataTGTGTACTGCTGGAGAAAGATCATGTTTTGTCTGGTAATAGTTCAATTTGTATTCTGTTTCCATAATGCTGGTGTCTGAGTGCGTTTACCTAGAAAGTGACGGCATTGTGAAGAacatcacagctggaaatgtgACATTCTGCTCTCAAAATGATTCAAGGTTAGCGGGGTACAGACTAattacgattttttttaaattccttctcATGCCATTTCATTATCAAAGTTTGCTTTACGAGTCATGTCATGTTTCAGGACAAGTTTGGGGTAATATGAGTGACAGTATCAAAGTGAAATGTGTCAGAATCACTATAAATTGACCATATAAAAGCCCAGACACATTATAAGTCCCACTAGATAAATGTGGGAAGATAATATACCATAAAACAGGGCATGGTCATTGTAAATCTCTGATTTATTGACGGAGATGTACTACACTTCCCAAGAGGAATATTATACGGCATTATAATGATTTTAGAAGGCATCTTTTTTCTCCTGGAGATGATTCACTCACATGCTGTATGCTGTGTATGAGAGAAAGAGCAAATCACTTTAGTGTGAAGCAGAGTGAGCTGCAGAGAACAGAAGAGCAGCACAACAGTTGGACTCCCTGCAGGAGGAGGACGCAACCAGGAGCTGGACCGTTTATCTGACATCTGACTGACGTCTGATGGCGCTAAGAGGTACGTTGTCCTTTATTATGTACTTTTGGAAAACTGATAcactagaattatgaaacttgcattaaatatttttgtccttttaagagaaaaaaaggttttgtaATAAGTTTTAAAATGGGTTATGTGTCATTATTagacttttattgttttaccaTAATCGTGAGGATCAGTTAATGACAGATCTAGATTTAATTCCTCGTTGGGGAAAAATTAGTAAGACAAATTgatgaaaaatgctgttttcaggAGGTCTTGCTCAGTCTAAGTAGGTTAATAAGAAGCATTCATTCATGCTCTATAACATGATGAACATATAACGAGACAGCCGCCTCATTTATTTTGATGCTATTTCAAGTTTGTTTAATTGGACaggatttgtttgtgtgtttatgagtTTTGCAGATATAGTAAGATTTtctactttaaaaacaaaaacaatgaaaccaACAAAATGAGAATGatgccaaaatgacactattCAGCCCAAATGTGAGTGCAGGTACTACGTATTGCATCTTCATTTAACCTTGCAGATATAAATATAAAAGCCATTTAAATGCTCTGCCTTTGTGTCGTGGGTTATTATGTAAACCAGAGCTTTAATTAACATCCACGTCTTCCTTTCTGCTGTGtgaaataaatccacattgagaaacattttcacactgcataacatctgtgtgtgtgtgtcattgtgtagTGCCAGTTGATGAATATTTCCTAATGCTCCACAATAGCTGCATCGTTGACGTCAGATGAGATTACATTTACAGATGCTCAGGATCTGTTAGAGTCGAGGATTAGAGCTCAAAAGAtggtttctggttgtttttgatAACCAGAATACAgcaaagatgaaaagaaaaaaagatttgaagGGGCAGGGGGAAATTAAAGGTGAGAAGTGGATGTGATAGTATTGTTGAAGGCGACACAGAAGCCCTACTTCAGCTTTGTAATGAGATTGATTGAGAATTTTGAAGTTGACCACTAATTAGCCCATTCAAATGTGAATCGTCTCTTCAGCTTTTATATGCTATGCTAATGCCACTTTGGATTTAATCAAAATGTTGTTCACTAAATTATGTAGATATGTTAAATcagggctgtacagtggctttGTGTTTAGCACTTTTgcattgcagctagaagatccgtGGTTCTcattcccgggatctttctgcatggagtttgcatgttcttcctgtgcatgtgtgggttttctccaggtactcccacagtccaaaaacatgttcaggttaattggtaactctaaattgtccgttgatgtgaatgtgagtgtgattgtttgtctctatatgtagccctgtgatagactagtgacctgtACAGGGTGTCCTCTTCAgtctaaatcagctgggatagactccagcaccccacgctctaatgaggattaagcggtttaaagataatggatggatggatgttaaatcagataaatattattatttgcatgcatgcaaaataattagtttttttggaATGGTCTCATAATTAACAGCTTGTCATTCATTCTGGCTTCTGCAGCAATGGACTGGGAGAATTCAGTGAATCAATCCACGGTGAACTCTTCTACTCCGGCTTTTTCTTCATCTCTATCCTCGTCTGAAtcgtcctccttctcctcttcctgctgcaactCCTCTCACCCCATCTTCTCAGCCTCTTCCTTCTCTGGGCTCGACCTCCTTTTCAATCTAAAAATCCTCTTCATTCCTCTCTACTCCGCTGTGGTCCTGATTGCATGCTCCGgcaacctcctcctcctgtttctcATCTGgaacaacaagaaaagacacaacacTACTAATTTTCTCATCAGCAACCTGGCGCTCGTCGACCTGTTAATGTGCATCTTCTGCGTCCCTCTGACAGCGTCCTATGCTTTTGACAAGCGCGGATGGGTATTTGGATCCtacatgtgtcattttgtcactgTCATGCAGTCTGCAGCTGTCTACGCAGCTGTCCTATCCCTCATGGCCATCGCAGTGGATCGCTATGTTGTCGTGGCTTATCCCATCCGAAAGAGAGTGGGTTGCCAGTTCTGCTGGGGTCTGGTGCTCCTGATTTGGCTGGCCTCTCTGGCTTTGTCCACACCGACAGCATCGCACACTGTGTATCTGGACCTGAGGGCTACAGGCCTGCAGATGGCTGTTTGTGAAGAGTTCTGGGATGGCCAGGAGCGAGGTCGCCTTATTTACTCCtgtttcatcctcttcttctcctactTTGTCCCACTGGCTGCTGTCTCCATTTCCTACTGTGCTATTTCGCATCAACTGAAGAAGAGAACCAAGTCGGGTCTGACGGCGTGTCCTGAGCTGAGATCTGCACGAGCCACCTGGAGCAGACGGAGGAAGAAGACCTTCTGCCTGCTGCTGGtgtctgttgtctgttttgCCTTCTCCTGGCTCCCCTTACAGGTGCAGACCAATGAAACAAGAGATTGACAGTTTGATATGAGATGGTTCAACATTAAAGGATTTACTATAATTAACTAGAAAAGGAGATAAACATGATTTGTATGTCTGTGGGCAGCATTATTAGTGCCtggcttagcataaagactaaaaacaggGGGAACAGCTATCCCTGCACTGTCCAATGGTAACAAAATCTCACTATTAACGCATTCATTCTGATTTACTCTGTAGAAAAACTGACAAGCTGTGTGGGAACATTTATATTCAGGTCTTGAGTAATCTGCAGAAATCATCAACCCGGCAAAAAAAGACTCATTTTTAGAGTCAGGCTGCCCATTTCACTCTGTTCCCAGTCTGTATGCTAAGCTTACATAAGTATCCTCTTCATTCTTAGAGTAAAGgcataaaaatggtaaaaatccTCTAACTCCCAACcaaatttatgcaaaaaaaagtcttgCTATTGCTTTATTTGAACAGATTGCTAAAAAGTACTAAGTGTTCCTTGAATCAAAGCTTTGAATAACAACTTTTGTTTCACAGGTGGTGAACCTGATCCGTGACCTGGACACAGACTTCTCCATCATAGGGAAGAACTACATAAATGTCATCCAGGTATCCAGCCACCTGTTTGCCATGAGCTCTGCCTGCTACAACCCCTTTATCTACGCCTCACTGCATGACAAATTCCTGTCCTACCTCTGCCACACCATCCTGTCCCAGAGGAGAGGGCAAGGAAAGGACGGAGGTCAAGGGTCAAGCGTCCTCACAATGTCTCACAGGACGCCGCGTCTTCAAACCTCCACCGTTGTGGCAGATTTACCAGGAGCTGTGATACAGAGGAATATTTTTCCTCAAGAAAACTACACCTAAGTTAATTACTGTGCTGAAAAGGCGCAAGAATTTTctccagctgtgttttcttcagCTCAGTTGGATGAAAATCGCTGCATGTCAAGGCTGAAATCAGATATGATACAGGGTGTCGTCTTCACTTCCGATTTAATACAAATCTTGTCAGCTTTCATCCTGACAGACAAATGGAGCAGAAAGAGAAGTCCTTGCAAGCACAGTGAATTTGCAAAACATCAACCCTCACGAGATGAGGGTTTCATACAATAGCCAATCTTTTCACAGTCACAATCAATGCCGGTGTAAATAtcatcttcctgctttatttgaaATGACTCgagtgtatattttttaaacaaatgtggtTGTTTCTTTGCTGAAAGTCTATTTACACTGAAACATATGCTACTGTTCACTTAAAAATCACCtttactgttttcatttcattgctGTACATAATGATATTCT comes from the Amphiprion ocellaris isolate individual 3 ecotype Okinawa unplaced genomic scaffold, ASM2253959v1 Aocel_unscaffolded164, whole genome shotgun sequence genome and includes:
- the LOC129348409 gene encoding prolactin-releasing peptide receptor-like, which codes for MALRAMDWENSVNQSTVNSSTPAFSSSLSSSESSSFSSSCCNSSHPIFSASSFSGLDLLFNLKILFIPLYSAVVLIACSGNLLLLFLIWNNKKRHNTTNFLISNLALVDLLMCIFCVPLTASYAFDKRGWVFGSYMCHFVTVMQSAAVYAAVLSLMAIAVDRYVVVAYPIRKRVGCQFCWGLVLLIWLASLALSTPTASHTVYLDLRATGLQMAVCEEFWDGQERGRLIYSCFILFFSYFVPLAAVSISYCAISHQLKKRTKSGLTACPELRSARATWSRRRKKTFCLLLVSVVCFAFSWLPLQVVNLIRDLDTDFSIIGKNYINVIQVSSHLFAMSSACYNPFIYASLHDKFLSYLCHTILSQRRGQGKDGGQGSSVLTMSHRTPRLQTSTVVADLPGAVIQRNIFPQENYT